One Blastocatellia bacterium DNA segment encodes these proteins:
- a CDS encoding tyrosine-protein phosphatase, with product MRRRRQRGVRMKARVRQLWWIFLLFAALPWAWPQERAALPGLPRFARVADGLYRSGQPSETGFQYLAQLGVRTVIDLRGPGERAARERALVESLGMHYVNIPLSGWRPPRDEAVLHVLMLLADPAARPVLVHCRRGADRTGVIIALYRILYEGWDPERAYREMRAFGFRWYLRGMKRYVWEAPERLRTLMAVRTLHP from the coding sequence TTGAGGCGACGACGTCAACGGGGAGTGCGGATGAAGGCGCGCGTGAGACAACTTTGGTGGATTTTTCTCCTCTTCGCTGCACTCCCATGGGCCTGGCCGCAAGAGAGAGCGGCTCTCCCTGGACTGCCGCGCTTCGCGCGGGTCGCTGACGGCCTTTATCGTTCGGGGCAACCGAGCGAGACGGGATTTCAGTATCTCGCCCAACTGGGGGTGAGGACGGTGATTGACCTACGCGGACCGGGCGAGCGCGCCGCGCGCGAGCGAGCGCTCGTGGAATCGCTTGGCATGCACTATGTGAACATCCCCTTGAGCGGATGGCGGCCCCCTCGGGATGAGGCCGTTCTCCACGTCCTGATGCTTCTCGCCGATCCTGCTGCTCGTCCCGTCCTCGTCCACTGTCGTCGTGGAGCCGATCGCACGGGCGTCATTATTGCGCTCTATCGCATCCTCTACGAGGGTTGGGATCCCGAGCGCGCCTATCGCGAGATGCGCGCCTTCGGCTTCCGATGGTATTTGCGGGGAATGAAGCGATATGTGTGGGAGGCGCCGGAACGATTGCGAACTTTGATGGCCGTGCGAACCCTTCACCCATGA
- a CDS encoding DUF1992 domain-containing protein, which produces MMEAEGIDVLRLIAERKIAEAIEQGALDNLSLKGRPLDLSCDPLEPPERRLANKVLKNAGLAPLELSLHRELTELRREFARAKDLTEKARLAREIRWLVLQINVMMKTTPSNEWLP; this is translated from the coding sequence ATGATGGAGGCTGAAGGGATAGACGTTCTTCGACTCATCGCCGAGAGAAAGATCGCGGAGGCGATCGAACAAGGAGCCCTTGATAACCTCTCACTCAAAGGGCGACCCTTAGACCTCTCTTGCGATCCTCTGGAGCCGCCCGAACGGCGATTGGCGAACAAGGTCTTGAAGAACGCCGGGCTCGCTCCCCTCGAACTCTCGCTGCACCGCGAGTTGACCGAGCTGCGGCGAGAATTCGCTCGCGCGAAAGATTTGACTGAGAAGGCGCGCCTCGCCCGCGAGATCCGCTGGCTCGTCTTGCAGATCAATGTGATGATGAAGACTACGCCATCGAATGAGTGGCTCCCATGA
- a CDS encoding FAD-dependent oxidoreductase: MTTPMTSRLIAIIGAGPAGIYAAGKLVEAGHHIVLLNRDIKPGGLAEYGIYFTKHRMKEGIRKQFRRILAHPRVHYFGHVRVGKNGDITLDEVRELLRPAAVLITTGAQGTKFLGIPGEQAPGVYHAKDLVYHYNNLPPFSQRTFLIGQRVAIIGIGNVMVDIAHYLVHARKVEEVIAVARRGPGQRAYTDKEFKAIAANLDVEDLRQELERIRARLEALGENVEELYRELTKYVDAPPEEGPSPTRFRFRFLCAPKEIVLGPEGRPIALRVEDTELVRRDHSIVAKGLGTFWDIPCDTVIFAVGDTVDEGFGLPVRGTEYVTNPHPDPHHPGDEAYQVYDPEKGAVLEGLFVAGWSRKASDGLVGKAKQDGERGAEALLHYVERLPIESVEDLAERLEAFRTHLRARGVRFVEYPDVQRLEDVERREAERRGLEWFKFATDEEMLRAIESTAAVG; encoded by the coding sequence ATGACGACGCCAATGACTTCTCGACTGATCGCTATCATCGGCGCGGGCCCGGCGGGAATCTATGCGGCGGGAAAGCTCGTTGAAGCCGGCCATCATATTGTCCTTTTGAATCGAGATATCAAGCCGGGCGGACTCGCCGAATATGGCATCTATTTCACGAAGCACCGGATGAAAGAAGGGATTCGGAAGCAATTCCGGCGCATTCTCGCCCATCCTCGTGTTCATTACTTCGGGCACGTTCGCGTGGGGAAGAATGGGGACATCACCCTGGACGAAGTGCGCGAGCTGTTGCGACCTGCGGCCGTTTTGATCACTACGGGCGCTCAGGGGACGAAGTTCCTCGGGATTCCCGGCGAACAGGCGCCGGGCGTCTATCATGCCAAGGATCTCGTCTACCACTACAACAATCTCCCTCCTTTCAGTCAGCGCACTTTCCTCATCGGCCAACGCGTGGCGATCATCGGCATCGGCAACGTGATGGTGGACATCGCGCATTATCTCGTGCACGCGCGCAAGGTGGAAGAAGTCATCGCCGTCGCTCGCCGCGGGCCCGGCCAACGTGCCTACACGGATAAGGAGTTCAAGGCCATTGCGGCCAACCTCGATGTGGAGGATCTGCGTCAGGAGTTGGAGCGCATTCGAGCGCGCCTGGAAGCGCTCGGCGAGAATGTCGAAGAGCTGTATCGCGAGCTGACGAAATACGTAGACGCTCCGCCGGAAGAGGGCCCGAGTCCCACGCGATTCCGCTTTCGATTCCTGTGCGCGCCGAAGGAGATCGTTCTCGGCCCCGAAGGCCGTCCGATCGCCCTGCGCGTCGAGGACACAGAGTTGGTGCGTCGCGATCATTCGATCGTCGCCAAAGGCTTGGGAACGTTCTGGGACATCCCGTGCGATACCGTCATCTTCGCCGTCGGCGACACAGTGGATGAGGGCTTCGGCTTGCCCGTTCGAGGGACGGAATACGTGACCAATCCGCATCCGGACCCGCATCATCCGGGCGATGAGGCCTATCAGGTATACGACCCCGAGAAAGGCGCGGTCCTCGAAGGCCTCTTCGTCGCCGGATGGTCGCGAAAAGCGTCCGACGGCTTGGTCGGGAAGGCTAAGCAAGATGGCGAGCGAGGAGCCGAAGCGCTCCTGCATTACGTGGAGCGCCTTCCCATCGAATCAGTGGAAGATCTCGCCGAACGCCTCGAGGCCTTCCGAACGCACCTTCGCGCGCGCGGCGTGCGCTTCGTCGAGTATCCCGATGTCCAACGTCTGGAAGACGTGGAACGGCGTGAGGCCGAGCGGCGCGGTCTCGAATGGTTCAAGTTCGCGACGGACGAGGAGATGCTTCGCGCGATCGAGTCCACAGCCGCCGTCGGATGA
- a CDS encoding MBL fold metallo-hydrolase, with protein MKIHRLRIPTPFPVGPVNVTLLAEDPITLVDSGPRTDEAFAALREQVRACGFSLEQIRRIVLTHSHEDHAGQAARLQALSGATVYAHPWEVERLRPTFDYAAYRHLLAELGVPEEVIAQFEVLRWKLRELIAPISEVALLEDGDELPFERESWRVVHTPGHTPGHIGLFSPSRRILIAGDTVLKHITPNPVLNPDPRDGHRRFPSLRRFLMSVDQLRDLAPTLVVTGHGEEVDDFETYWRDIHRHVRQRQEAMRAALGTQALTPWELSLRLFPDARADQRFLALSETIAHLDFALAEGAVQCERRDGIEFYRWASWSIPTGS; from the coding sequence ATGAAGATCCATCGGCTGCGCATCCCGACGCCATTCCCCGTCGGTCCGGTCAACGTCACCCTGCTTGCGGAAGATCCGATCACGCTCGTGGATTCTGGTCCGCGAACCGATGAGGCCTTCGCGGCCTTACGCGAACAAGTGAGAGCTTGTGGCTTCTCGCTGGAACAAATTCGCCGGATCGTCCTCACCCACTCGCACGAGGATCACGCGGGACAAGCAGCGCGGTTGCAAGCGCTCTCAGGGGCCACTGTCTATGCTCATCCTTGGGAGGTCGAGCGCCTGCGTCCTACTTTCGACTATGCGGCGTATCGCCATCTGCTCGCCGAACTCGGCGTTCCGGAAGAGGTCATCGCTCAATTCGAAGTCCTGCGTTGGAAGCTTCGGGAATTGATCGCTCCGATTTCAGAAGTCGCGCTTTTGGAGGATGGGGACGAACTCCCGTTCGAGCGCGAATCCTGGCGCGTCGTGCACACCCCCGGACATACGCCTGGCCATATTGGCCTCTTCTCCCCAAGTCGGCGTATCCTTATTGCTGGAGATACGGTCTTGAAGCACATCACGCCGAATCCCGTGTTGAATCCCGATCCTCGGGATGGACACCGACGCTTCCCCTCCCTTCGCCGTTTTCTCATGAGCGTGGATCAATTGCGAGACTTGGCCCCGACGCTCGTCGTCACCGGCCACGGGGAGGAGGTCGACGATTTCGAGACCTACTGGCGCGACATCCATCGTCATGTCCGGCAGCGACAAGAGGCCATGCGTGCGGCTCTCGGCACACAAGCGTTAACGCCGTGGGAACTGTCCTTGCGTCTGTTTCCCGACGCCCGCGCCGATCAACGATTTCTCGCGCTCTCGGAAACGATCGCGCATTTGGACTTCGCCCTCGCCGAAGGCGCGGTTCAGTGCGAGCGGCGCGATGGGATCGAATTCTACCGCTGGGCTTCATGGTCCATCCCCACGGGGAGTTGA
- a CDS encoding heterodisulfide reductase-related iron-sulfur binding cluster, protein MMTAVVRALDREAEKLLACIHCGLCVSACPTYLQLGDENDSPRGRLYLMRAAAEGRLPMTSEALTRHIDLCLGCRACETVCPSGVHYGRILEAMRADLARQRVTIGERSMRFLLNHIFTSPRRLKWFLAPARWLRRRASMRKLLEREFLPTRLQLALELLMATSSEDDAALSPSNQRRASPSPLPRDAKRRVAFFAGCVARELFEWTNRATKDVLIAHGCAVEDPPDQVCCGALHAHAGEIETARALARRNIRLFERHTVEAIVVNVAGCGAMLKEYGELLAEDPEYAARARAFAARVRDISEYLVEIGLRPGPRPMKLTVTYDAPCHLYHAQRVTTAPLEVIRRIPGITFVPLVESEMCCGSAGIYNLRHPELAERLLQRKLEHLRRTGADVLLTGNAGCLMYLRRGVRRAGLPIRVMHPIELLALTYE, encoded by the coding sequence ATGATGACGGCTGTTGTGCGCGCTCTGGATCGCGAGGCAGAGAAATTGCTCGCGTGCATTCATTGCGGGCTCTGCGTGAGCGCATGCCCGACGTATTTACAGCTCGGCGATGAGAACGATTCGCCGCGCGGGCGCCTCTATCTCATGCGAGCGGCGGCTGAAGGACGCCTGCCGATGACCTCCGAAGCGCTCACTCGCCACATAGACCTGTGCCTCGGCTGCCGCGCGTGCGAGACGGTATGCCCCTCGGGCGTGCACTATGGGCGAATACTGGAAGCGATGCGTGCCGATCTCGCGCGCCAACGAGTGACCATCGGAGAGCGAAGCATGCGGTTCCTCTTGAATCACATCTTCACGTCGCCGAGACGCTTGAAGTGGTTCCTCGCACCGGCGCGATGGCTGCGTCGCCGAGCCTCGATGCGGAAGCTTCTCGAACGAGAATTCCTTCCGACCCGTCTACAGCTCGCTCTGGAATTGCTGATGGCGACGTCCTCCGAAGACGATGCCGCTCTCTCGCCATCGAACCAACGGCGAGCATCCCCGTCCCCCTTGCCGCGGGATGCAAAGCGGCGCGTCGCCTTCTTCGCGGGATGCGTCGCCCGGGAGCTGTTCGAATGGACGAACCGCGCGACGAAAGACGTCCTGATCGCGCATGGTTGTGCTGTCGAGGATCCGCCGGATCAGGTATGCTGTGGCGCTCTGCACGCCCATGCTGGAGAAATCGAGACGGCGCGCGCCTTGGCGCGAAGGAACATTCGCCTCTTCGAACGCCATACCGTCGAAGCTATCGTCGTCAATGTTGCAGGCTGCGGCGCCATGCTCAAAGAATATGGAGAACTCCTCGCGGAGGATCCCGAATATGCCGCACGCGCTCGAGCCTTCGCCGCGCGCGTGCGCGACATCTCGGAGTATCTCGTCGAGATCGGATTGCGCCCAGGACCGCGTCCGATGAAGCTCACGGTCACCTACGATGCCCCGTGCCACCTGTATCACGCACAGCGCGTCACGACGGCGCCGCTTGAAGTGATTCGACGCATCCCCGGCATCACTTTCGTCCCATTGGTCGAATCGGAGATGTGCTGCGGGAGCGCCGGAATCTACAACCTGCGCCATCCCGAACTCGCCGAGCGACTGCTTCAACGGAAGCTCGAACATCTTCGCCGAACGGGTGCCGACGTGTTGCTCACGGGCAATGCCGGCTGCCTCATGTATCTTCGTCGTGGCGTGCGACGCGCTGGCCTTCCGATTCGCGTCATGCATCCGATCGAGCTTTTGGCGCTCACGTATGAATGA
- a CDS encoding FAD-binding oxidoreductase has translation MTTLQKANEVERALISIVGEANILCPAPEAYAIDDRRPSFVVLPETSEEVAAVLRLAHAQDLAVVPMGSGRRLSFGNLPERVDILLSTRRMNRILEYEPADLTASLEAGCPLETFNRVALPYRQWLPFDPPDADRATVGGIAAADDFGPLRHGYGRPRDAIIGLEVAQADGTRIRAGGRVVKNVTGYDLNKLFVGSFGTLGIITRVNFKLRPLPEAEATLLFLDAAWETLASGAREILQSELLPAALLLANEAAMSPLGHGQKALLVRFLETAPAVAYQVERAKALAHSLSLELIELENEASRATWEKLSRLHRLIPTDLRLRLSVLPAHTVEALHTSERALSEWLDLPYLLAQPGTGIVHIGGKLGIESEADLPQVGHSITDLRTTWATRRGQVIVEHAPPKLKRHVDVWGDVGSSLPLMQALKRAFDPKRILSPGRFVAGL, from the coding sequence ATGACGACGCTTCAAAAAGCGAACGAGGTAGAGCGAGCGTTGATCTCCATCGTGGGGGAGGCGAACATTCTGTGCCCGGCCCCCGAGGCCTACGCCATTGATGATCGGCGTCCATCGTTTGTCGTCCTCCCGGAGACGAGCGAGGAGGTCGCGGCCGTCCTACGCTTGGCGCATGCGCAGGACCTGGCGGTCGTGCCGATGGGATCGGGCCGGCGGCTCTCGTTCGGCAATCTTCCGGAACGCGTGGATATCTTGCTCTCGACGCGCCGCATGAATCGCATCCTGGAGTATGAACCAGCCGATCTCACGGCGAGTCTCGAAGCCGGATGCCCGTTGGAAACGTTCAATCGAGTGGCCCTTCCATACCGGCAATGGTTGCCCTTCGATCCTCCCGATGCGGATCGCGCGACCGTGGGAGGCATCGCGGCAGCTGATGACTTCGGTCCTCTGCGCCATGGCTACGGACGACCGCGCGACGCGATCATCGGCCTGGAAGTCGCACAAGCAGACGGAACGCGCATCCGCGCAGGCGGACGCGTCGTCAAAAATGTCACCGGATACGATCTCAACAAACTCTTCGTCGGCAGCTTTGGGACGTTGGGCATCATCACCCGCGTGAATTTCAAACTCCGCCCGCTTCCCGAAGCCGAAGCGACGCTTCTCTTCCTCGATGCGGCTTGGGAAACGCTCGCGTCCGGCGCGCGGGAGATCTTGCAATCGGAATTGCTCCCAGCCGCTTTGCTGCTGGCCAACGAGGCAGCGATGTCTCCGTTGGGGCATGGGCAGAAAGCGTTGCTCGTGCGATTTCTGGAGACGGCTCCGGCGGTTGCCTATCAGGTCGAGCGTGCGAAAGCGCTCGCACACTCGCTCTCATTGGAGCTCATTGAACTCGAGAACGAAGCGAGTCGCGCGACATGGGAGAAGCTCAGCCGACTTCACCGACTCATTCCGACGGACCTTCGGCTCCGGCTCAGCGTGCTTCCCGCACACACGGTCGAAGCTCTGCACACGAGCGAACGCGCGCTAAGCGAGTGGCTCGATTTGCCATATCTCCTTGCGCAGCCGGGAACGGGCATCGTTCATATTGGAGGGAAGCTGGGGATTGAGAGCGAGGCTGACCTGCCCCAAGTGGGGCACTCGATCACCGATTTACGAACGACATGGGCGACTCGCCGGGGACAAGTGATCGTCGAACACGCGCCGCCGAAGCTGAAGCGGCACGTGGACGTATGGGGCGACGTAGGGTCGAGCCTACCGCTCATGCAAGCGCTCAAGCGCGCGTTCGATCCGAAGCGCATTTTGAGCCCCGGCCGATTCGTCGCGGGCTTATGA
- a CDS encoding FAD-binding protein — MASWIAELKEIVGSEDVITDPEQLLVYECDGLSIHKHLPSAVVFPESAEEVANVVKVLWRHRVPFLARGAGTGLSGGAVAVEGGVILELARMNRILEIDYENQLAVVEPGVINLMLTRAVADAGYFYAPDPSSQMACTLGGNVAENAGGPHCLKYGMTVHHILGLDVVLPDGEIVTLGGHGTDAIGYDLLGLFIGSEGTFGIATKITVRLTRRPQAVKTLLADFLSVEDASRAVSAIIAAGILPSALEMMDRATIEAVEASVYAAGLPTDAAAVLLIEVDGLAASVEYDAGRIFEICRANGARQILVARDEGERARLWAGRKGAFGALGRISPDLMVQDAVIPRSKLPEVLPEIYRIAARYGLRMANVFHAGDGNLHPNICFDGRNPDEVQRVKEACREIMELCVRVGGSLTGEHGVGLDKIAYMPLVFTEDDLEAMARVRAVFDPEGLCNPGKVLPVRRCRAF, encoded by the coding sequence ATGGCCTCGTGGATTGCCGAACTGAAGGAGATCGTGGGGAGCGAGGATGTCATCACCGATCCCGAACAGCTCCTCGTGTATGAATGCGACGGGTTGAGCATTCATAAACACCTCCCTTCGGCCGTCGTCTTCCCGGAATCAGCGGAAGAGGTCGCCAACGTCGTCAAGGTGCTGTGGCGGCATCGCGTTCCCTTCTTGGCGCGGGGAGCAGGCACGGGACTGAGTGGCGGAGCCGTCGCGGTCGAAGGAGGCGTAATCCTCGAACTCGCTCGGATGAATCGCATTCTGGAGATCGATTACGAGAACCAGCTCGCGGTCGTGGAGCCCGGAGTGATCAACCTGATGCTCACGCGCGCGGTGGCCGACGCCGGATATTTCTACGCCCCGGATCCTTCCAGTCAGATGGCCTGTACGTTGGGTGGAAACGTCGCGGAGAATGCCGGCGGTCCGCACTGCTTGAAGTATGGCATGACCGTACATCACATCCTGGGGCTCGACGTCGTCTTGCCTGATGGAGAGATCGTGACGCTCGGCGGTCATGGGACGGACGCCATAGGATATGACCTGCTCGGCCTCTTCATCGGCTCCGAAGGGACGTTTGGGATCGCGACGAAGATCACCGTTCGTCTCACGCGACGACCGCAAGCGGTGAAGACCCTGCTCGCCGACTTCTTGAGCGTGGAAGACGCCAGCCGCGCCGTCTCGGCGATCATCGCCGCTGGGATTTTGCCCTCGGCCTTGGAGATGATGGATCGCGCCACGATCGAAGCCGTCGAAGCTTCCGTCTATGCGGCCGGCTTGCCAACGGACGCAGCGGCCGTGTTGCTCATCGAGGTGGATGGGCTAGCGGCGAGCGTCGAATACGACGCTGGGCGCATTTTCGAGATCTGTCGCGCAAACGGTGCGCGTCAGATCCTCGTCGCGCGCGATGAGGGCGAACGAGCCCGCTTATGGGCCGGCCGCAAGGGGGCGTTCGGCGCGCTCGGGCGGATCAGTCCTGACCTCATGGTGCAGGACGCGGTGATTCCACGCAGTAAACTCCCCGAAGTCCTACCCGAGATTTACCGCATCGCGGCGCGATATGGTCTCCGCATGGCGAACGTCTTTCACGCAGGCGATGGGAATCTGCATCCCAACATTTGCTTCGATGGGCGAAATCCCGATGAGGTACAGCGAGTGAAGGAAGCCTGCCGCGAGATCATGGAACTCTGCGTTCGCGTCGGCGGTTCCCTCACGGGCGAACATGGCGTCGGATTGGACAAGATCGCCTACATGCCTCTCGTCTTCACTGAGGACGACCTGGAGGCGATGGCGCGCGTGCGCGCCGTGTTCGACCCGGAAGGGCTTTGCAATCCCGGAAAGGTCCTTCCCGTGCGACGCTGCCGCGCGTTTTGA
- a CDS encoding aspartate carbamoyltransferase catalytic subunit, producing the protein MMPDLEGERQEASRELSERTGLSPSHPRAHLKRKDLLGIRDLDPEEILLILDTAEAFKEVSEREIKKVPTLRGKTVVNLFFEPSTRTRTSFELAAKRLSADTVSIATTTSSLMKGETLLDTVRTLEAMAIDALVVRHSMAGVPHQLARHLPIPVINAGDGAHEHPTQALLDAFTIRERKGRIAGLKVAIVGDLLHSRVARSNIYLLTKLGASVWVSGPQTLVPPHYEQLVPDGLYVTPKLEEALEGADVVMALRIQLERQKECFFPSLKEYALRFGLTRERLRLAKEDVLVLHPGPMNRGIEIASDVADGPHSLILDQVANGVAVRMAVLYLLMGGTSA; encoded by the coding sequence ATGATGCCTGATTTGGAGGGAGAGCGGCAAGAAGCGTCGCGCGAGCTGTCCGAGCGCACTGGGCTTTCCCCCTCGCATCCGCGAGCGCATCTCAAGCGGAAAGACCTGCTCGGAATTCGCGATCTCGATCCCGAAGAGATCCTCCTGATTTTGGATACCGCTGAGGCGTTCAAGGAAGTCTCCGAGCGGGAGATCAAAAAAGTCCCTACGCTGCGCGGGAAGACGGTGGTGAACCTCTTCTTCGAGCCCTCGACGCGCACGCGCACGAGTTTCGAATTGGCGGCCAAACGCCTCTCGGCGGATACGGTCAGTATCGCCACGACGACGAGCAGCCTGATGAAAGGAGAGACGCTGCTCGATACGGTGCGGACGCTGGAGGCGATGGCTATTGATGCGCTGGTCGTGCGCCACTCGATGGCGGGCGTCCCGCATCAACTCGCGCGCCATCTTCCCATCCCCGTCATCAATGCGGGCGATGGCGCGCACGAGCATCCCACGCAAGCCCTCCTGGATGCCTTCACGATCCGCGAACGGAAGGGACGGATCGCGGGATTGAAAGTCGCCATCGTCGGCGATCTCTTGCACAGTCGCGTCGCTCGCTCGAACATCTATCTGCTGACGAAGCTCGGAGCGAGCGTGTGGGTGAGCGGCCCGCAGACGCTCGTGCCGCCGCATTACGAGCAATTGGTTCCCGATGGCCTGTATGTCACGCCGAAGCTCGAAGAAGCGCTCGAAGGCGCTGACGTCGTCATGGCGCTTCGCATCCAACTCGAACGGCAGAAGGAGTGCTTCTTCCCCTCCCTGAAGGAATATGCCCTTCGGTTCGGCCTGACGCGCGAGCGATTGCGATTGGCGAAAGAGGATGTCCTCGTCTTACATCCGGGACCAATGAATCGCGGGATCGAGATCGCCTCCGACGTCGCCGATGGTCCGCATTCGCTCATTCTCGATCAAGTCGCCAATGGTGTCGCTGTGCGCATGGCCGTCCTCTATCTCCTCATGGGCGGAACGTCCGCGTGA
- the pyrR gene encoding bifunctional pyr operon transcriptional regulator/uracil phosphoribosyltransferase PyrR, whose product MSAREKALLMTADEIERALEQLAAEIAASEPATDKLMLVGIRTRGVPLARRLAEILRQRYARDLPVGTLDITFYRDDLSRIAPNPVVKTSELPRDITGRVIILVDDVLYTGRTIRAALDHLMDYGRPDRVRLAVLVDRGHRELPIQADFVGRVIPTERNEIIKVMLREVDGEDRVLLLERESFDDA is encoded by the coding sequence ATGAGCGCGCGAGAGAAAGCGCTGTTGATGACGGCGGACGAGATCGAGCGAGCGCTCGAGCAATTGGCCGCAGAGATCGCGGCGTCTGAGCCCGCGACCGACAAGCTGATGCTCGTGGGCATTCGCACGCGGGGCGTGCCGCTCGCTCGCCGCTTGGCGGAGATCTTGCGGCAACGATATGCCCGCGATCTCCCGGTCGGCACCTTGGACATCACTTTCTATCGAGATGACCTGAGTCGCATCGCGCCGAATCCCGTCGTGAAGACGAGCGAGCTGCCGCGCGACATCACCGGTCGCGTGATCATTCTCGTGGACGACGTGCTTTACACGGGGCGAACGATTCGCGCAGCACTCGATCACCTCATGGACTACGGACGACCGGATCGCGTGCGGCTGGCTGTGCTCGTGGATCGCGGCCATCGCGAGCTGCCCATTCAGGCGGATTTCGTGGGGCGCGTGATCCCGACCGAGCGGAACGAGATCATCAAAGTCATGCTCCGCGAAGTGGATGGAGAGGACCGAGTCCTTCTGTTGGAGAGGGAATCATTCGATGATGCCTGA